A genomic segment from Euleptes europaea isolate rEulEur1 chromosome 17, rEulEur1.hap1, whole genome shotgun sequence encodes:
- the IRX2 gene encoding iroquois-class homeodomain protein IRX-2, with translation MSYPQGYLYQPPGSLALYSCPAYGASALAAPRSEELARSSSGSAFSPYPGSAAFTAQAAATGFGSPLQYSADPAAGFPSYMGSPYDGHATGMSGAISYHPYGSPAYPYQLNDPAYRKNATRDATATLKAWLQEHRKNPYPTKGEKIMLAIITKMTLTQVSTWFANARRRLKKENKMTWAPRNKSEDEDDEPEGDCGGGGGGARAKEAADKAPDSNEASAEDEGISLQVDSLTDHSCSADSDGEKGPGRAGERLCESGSECKDKYEEDEEDVEEDEEDEEEAGRGLPAKPLTSSPLTGLEAPLLGHPPGEDASRSGNKVLLAGRLPPSAATQASKPKLWSLAEIATSDLKHSPPAPGLGPAGPPSSAPHGAAYAPSSLLGRHLYYAAPFYGNYTNYGNFGALQGAGLLRYSSAVGAAGEGLGQAHKQGPENALKSLAGPLEPHYKPAATDAKKDPTEVCTVGVQPYL, from the exons atgTCCTACCCGCAGGGCTACCTCTACCAGCCGCCGGGCTCGCTGGCGCTCTACTCCTGCCCGGCTTACGGGGCCTCGGCGTTGGCGGCGCCCCGCAGCGAGGAGCTGGCCCGGTCCTCCTCGGGCTCGGCCTTCAGCCCCTACCCGGGATCGGCGGCGTTCACGGCCCAGGCGGCCGCCACCGGCTTCGGGAGCCCGCTCCAGTACTCCGCCGACCCGGCCGCCGGATTCCCCTCGTACATG GGCTCTCCGTACGACGGCCACGCGACGGGCATGAGCGGCGCCATCAGCTACCACCCCTACGGCAGCCCTGCCTACCCCTACCAGCTGAACGACCCGGCCTACCGCAAGAACGCCACCCGGGACGCCACGGCCACGCTGAAGGCCTGGCTGCAGGAGCACCGCAAGAACCCCTACCCCACCAAGGGCGAGAAGATCATGCTGGCCATCATCACCAAGATGACCCTCACCCAGGTCTCCACCTGGTTCGCCAACGCCCGACGGCGCCTCAAGAAGGAGAACAAGATGACCTGGGCGCCGCGCAACAAGAGCGAGGACGAGGACGACGAGCCCGAGGGCgactgcggcggcggcggcggcggggcgcggGCCAAGGAGGCCGCCGACAAGGCGCCGGACAGCAACGAGGCCTCGGCCGAGGACGAAG GGATCAGCTTGCAGGTGGACTCGCTCACCGACCACTCTTGCTCGGCCGACTCGGACGGCGAGAAGGGcccgggccgggccggggagcGACTGTGCGAGTCAGGCTCGGAGTGTAAGGACAAGTACGAGGAGGACGAAGAGGACgtcgaggaggacgaggaggacgaAGAGGAGGCGGGCCGAGGCCTTCCTGCCAAGCCCCTCACCTCCTCCCCCCTCACCGGCCTGGAGGCTCCGCTCCTGGGCCACCCGCCGGGCGAGGACGCCTCCCGGAGCGGCAACAAAGTGCTCCTGGCGGGCCGGCTTCCCCCGTCGGCGGCCACGCAGGCCAGCAAGCCCAAGCTCTGGTCGCTGGCCGAGATCGCCACCTCGGACCTGAAGCACTCGCCCCCGGCGCCGGGCCTGGGGCCGGCCGGCCCGCCGTCGAGCGCCCCGCACGGCGCCGCCTACGCGCCCTCCTCGCTGCTGGGCCGCCACCTCTACTACGCCGCGCCCTTTTACGGCAATTACACGAACTACGGGAACTTCGGCGCCCTGCAGGGCGCCGGCCTGCTGCGCTACAGCTCGGCCGTCGGGGCCGCCGGCGAGGGGCTGGGCCAGGCGCACAAGCAGGGCCCCGAGAACGCCCTGAAGAGCCTCGCCGGACCCCTCGAGCCGCACTACAAGCCCGCCGCGACGGACGCCAAGAAAG ACCCCACTGAAGTGTGCACAGTAGGAGTACAGCCCTACCTATAG